The following coding sequences lie in one Arachis hypogaea cultivar Tifrunner chromosome 9, arahy.Tifrunner.gnm2.J5K5, whole genome shotgun sequence genomic window:
- the LOC112712359 gene encoding probable protein phosphatase 2C 38, whose product MVVSATFRRIVAPCWRPSDVQNGNGDANGEYDGLLWYKDSGRHANGEFSMAVIQANNLLEDQSQLESGPISSLTTNPHGTFVGIYDGHGGPEAAQFVNERLFKNVKKFTSENHGMSADVINKAFLATEEEFLSVVRKQWQIKPQLASVGSCCLIGIICSGVLYVANAGDSRAVLARVDEATKETKAIQLSSEHNASCESVRDELRSLHPDDPQIVVMKHQVWRVKGLIQISRSIGDAYLKKAEFNKPPLLPKFRLAQPFEEPILKAEPAVTVQKLEPGDQFLIFASDGLWEHMSNQEAVNIVQSCPRNGVARRLIKTALCEAAKKREMRYSDLQKIERGVRRHFHDDITVIVLFLDSHLISRDNWSSPMVSVRGGGYSGSGLIGLGLVDG is encoded by the exons ATGGTTGTATCAGCTACGTTTAGGCGAATTGTCGCCCCTTGTTGGAGGCCATCTGATGTTCAGAATGGGAATGGGGATGCAAATGGTGAATATGATGGTTTGCTTTGGTACAAAGATTCAGGAAGACATGCCAATGGGGAATTCTCCATGGCAGTTATTCAGGCAAACAATTTGTTGGAGGATCAAAGCCAACTTGAATCAGGCCCCATAAGCTCGCTCACAACGAATCCTCATGGAACTTTTGTTGGTATCTATGATGGCCATGGAGGTCCAGAAGCTGCCCAGTTCGTGAACGAACGTCTGTTTAAAAATGTTAAGA AATTTACTTCAGAAAATCATGGAATGTCGGCTGACGTTATCAATAAAGCATTCTTGGCAACAGAAGAGGAATTTCTGTCTGTTGTAAGGAAGCAGTGGCAAATCAAGCCGCAGCTAGCCTCTGTTGGATCCTGTTGTTTGATTGGCATAATATGTAGCGGGGTGCTCTATGTTGCAAATGCAGGAGACTCTAGAGCAGTGTTAGCTAGGGTGGATGAGGCTACGAAAGAGACTAAAGCTATTCAGTTATCCTCTGAGCACAATGCTAGCTGCGAATCTGTCAGAGACGAGTTGCGCTCGTTGCATCCTGATGATCCACAGATTGTAGTTATGAAGCACCAGGTCTGGCGTGTGAAGGGTCTGATTCAG ATTTCAAGATCCATTGGCGACGCTTATCTAAAAAAGGCAGAGTTTAACAAACCACCATTGTTGCCGAAATTTAGGCTTGCTCAACCCTTTGAGGAGCCAATCCTTAAAGCCGAACCAGCAGTAACAGTGCAAAAACTTGAACCGGGAGACCAGTTTCTTATATTTGCATCAGACGGATTATGGGAGCATATGAGCAATCAAGAAGCAGTTAACATTGTCCAGAGCTGTCCGCGCAAT GGAGTAGCAAGGAGACTCATCAAAACAGCACTTTGTGAAGCTGCAAAGAAGAGAGAAATGAGATACTCAGACTTGCAGAAGATTGAGAGAGGGGTGAGGAGACATTTCCACGACGACATCACAGTCATAGTTTTGTTCCTTGATTCCCATTTAATCAGCCGTGATAATTGGAGCAGCCCTATGGTTTCAGTCAGAGGTGGTGGTTATAGTGGTAGTGGTCTTATTGGTCTTGGTCTTGTAGATGGCTAG
- the LOC112712358 gene encoding leucine aminopeptidase has translation MAPVDPHSFTESTQPATTHIALTLYFDFPSSTIHASALFTLQTPHSGPFFLDTRSLTIHSALHADQAIPFSLSATSDPIKGTLLTLTLSNHSSFILTFSTSPSSSALQWLLPPQTCNKTHPYVYTQCQAIHARSIFPSHDTPARRIRYSAILNIPSELSAVMAANHVTRRPPRDDDAPALASLNLNWCSQDRVVEEFVMEQPVPPYLFAFAVGQLGNREVGPRTRVYAEEGSAVLDSAAKEFEGTEEMIREGEKLFGEYDWERFDLLVLPPSFPYGGMENPKMVFLTPTVIKGDGSGAQVVAHELAHSWTGNLITNKTNEHFWLNEGFTTYAERRIVEAVQGEKRATLNVGIGWRGLNEEVERFKDNLEFTKLKNNQQGIDPDDVYSQVPYEKGFQFLFRIERQVGRSAFDEFLKKYIAKFKFQSIDTDTFLDFLKENIPGIEKQIDLVLWTEGTGIPSDAYEPELIVYKTIVSLANEAATGRMPGEDEVADWQGQEWELYLDNLPKSIEASQIVALDSRHKLSESKDYEVKVSFLQRAILCGCKEYYGEVEKTLKAVGRMKYLRPLYTALVKGSEEDKVFAKRVFSEARECYHPIAQSVVVSIFSKHM, from the exons ATGGCACCTGTTGATCCTCACTCGTTCACTGAGTCAACTCAGCCAGCCACCACTCACATAGCATTAACTCTGTACTTCGACTTCCCCTCCTCCACCATCCACGCCTCCGCACTCTTCACTCTCCAAACCCCCCACTCCGGCCCCTTCTTCCTCGACACTCGCTCCCTCACCATCCACTCCGCCCTTCACGCCGACCAAGCCATCCCCTTCTCCCTCTCCGCCACCTCTGACCCCATCAAAGGCACCCTCCTCACCCTCACGCTTTCCAACCACTCTTCCTTCATCCTCACCTTCTCCACCTCCCCTTCCTCCTCCGCACTCCAATGGCTCCTCCCTCCACAAACCTGCAACAAAACCCACCCTTACGTCTACACTCAGTGCCAAGCCATCCACGCGCGCTCTATCTTCCCCTCCCACGACACTCCTGCCCGAAGGATTCGCTACTCTGCCATCCTCAACATCCCTTCCGAGCTCTCCGCAGTCATGGCTGCAAACCACGTCACGCGCCGCCCTCCGCGTGACGACGACGCCCCCGCTCTCGCCTCATTGAACTTGAACTGGTGCAGCCAAGACCGCGTGGTGGAGGAGTTCGTGATGGAGCAGCCGGTGCCTCCTTACCTCTTTGCCTTCGCGGTTGGGCAGCTCGGGAACAGGGAGGTGGGACCCAGGACTAGGGTTTACGCGGAGGAGGGTTCGGCGGTGCTGGACTCGGCGGCGAAGGAGTTCGAAGGAACAGAGGAGATGATTAGGGAAGGAGAGAAGCTCTTCGGAGAATACGACTGGGAAAGGTTTGATCTTTTAGTGCTGCCGCCGAGTTTCCCTTACGGCGGAATGGAGAATCCAAAGATGGTGTTCTTAACTCCAACTGtgatcaaaggagatggcagtggTGCTCAGGTTGTGGCTCATGAACTTGCTCACAGCTGGACTGGTAACTTGATCACCAACAAGACCAACGAACATTTCTGGCTCAATGag GGTTTTACTACATATGCTGAGAGGAGGATTGTGGAGGCTGTGCAAGGAGAGAAAAGAGCTACACTGAATGTTGGAATTGGTTGGAGAGGTTTGAATGAGGAAGTAGAGAGGTTCAAGGACAACTTGGAGTTCACAAAGCTTAAGAACAATCAACAAGGAATCGATCCTGACGATGTTTATTCTCAAGTTCCATATGAGAAAGGTTTCCAGTTCTTGTTTCGAATCGAACGGCAG GTTGGGAGATCTGCTTTTGATGAGTTTCTGAAGAAGTACATTGCCAAGTTTAAGTTCCAATCGATTGATACCGACACATTCCTGGATTTCCTGAAGGAAAACATTCCTGGTATAGAGAAACAGATTGATCTGGTGCTGTGGACTGAAGGTACTGGGATCCCTTCTGATGCTTACGAACCCGAATTGATTGTATATAAAACGATTGTGTCGCTGGCGAATGAGGCTGCTACTGGGAGGATGCCGGGTGAGGATGAAGTTGCTGACTGGCAAGGTCAAGAGTGGGAGCTCTACTTGGACAACTTGCCCAAATCCATTGAAGCTTCTCAG ATCGTAGCCTTGGATTCGCGCCACAAGCTATCCGAATCGAAAGATTATGAGGTGAAGGTGTCGTTTCTACAACGGGCTATCTTGTGTGGATGCAAAGAATACTACGGCGAGGTGGAGAAGACATTGAAGGCAGTAGGGAGGATGAAGTATCTTCGTCCACTTTACACTGCCCTTGTGAAAGGAAGTGAAGAAGATAAAGTATTTGCAAAGAGGGTATTTTCAGAGGCGCGTGAGTGTTACCATCCAATTGCTCAAAGTGTTGTTGTGTCTATATTTAGCAAGCATATGTAG
- the LOC112712362 gene encoding protein TONNEAU 1a translates to MDDYTREMMDLKTLVTRTLEKKGVLARIRAELRASVFEAIEEEDRVIEKEPALPPALLGSCNDRAKQLHASPSGRLLTALICEYLDWAQLSHTLKVYLPECNLEKDFWKAELKEFSSKNGYDLNRNGDSPLLLDVLEGFLRFENLSQARALPNSDSRNMRRPSSSSVAGGLPPLGRAVPSSQASDRRGGSSTSAYRMDEYNWRYDSDELPEGVIQASSALENLHLDRKARNLTSSWRHAGDGIGEDDGRADHV, encoded by the exons ATGGATGACTATACTCGCGAAATGATGGACCTGAAGACACTCGTCACGCGCACCCTCGAGAAGAAAGGCGTCCTCGCCAGGATCCGC GCTGAACTCAGAGCAAGCGTTTTCGAGGCTATCGAAGAGGAGGATCGGGTAATCGAGAAGGAACCTGCATTGCCTCCTGCATTGCTTGGTAGCTGCAACGATCGAGCCAAACAGCTTCACGCTTCTCCCTCAG GTAGACTCCTTACTGCGCTCATTTGTGAATACCTAGACTGGGCGCAACTCAGTCACACGTTGAAGGTTTACCTTCCAGAATGTAATTTG GAAAAGGATTTTTGGAAGGCTGAGCTGAAAGAATTTAGTAGCAAAAATGGATACGACCTCAACAGAAATGGAGATAGCCCTCTACTCTTGGATGTGCTTGAAGGATTCTTGAGATTTGAG AATCTATCCCAAGCACGGGCTTTGCCAAACTCAGACTCCCGAAACATGCGAAGGCCTTCTTCATCATCTGTTGCCGGTGGCTTGCCACCGCTGGGAAG GGCTGTTCCTTCATCGCAGGCATCCG ATAGAAGAGGAGGATCCTCCACATCTGCATATAGGATGGATGAGTACAATTGGCGATATGACAGTGATGAACTTCCTGAGGGTGTAATTCAAGCCTCAAGTGCACTGGAAAATCTTCATTTGGACAGGAAGGCTCGGAATCTAACATCTTCTTGGAG GCATGCTGGTGATGGGATCGGTGAAGATGATGGCAGGGCTGATCACGTGTAG
- the LOC112712360 gene encoding CDP-diacylglycerol--glycerol-3-phosphate 3-phosphatidyltransferase 2, whose amino-acid sequence MTPLKLTATASSFYVRTTASAPKPKPFFLRTWPSTTSTTKTTTVFYHQRTGRTITPCANIMLPPSQGSTRKSVTFAPHNNNSFSRCISSDTAKDPDTRGPGPGPGPLPSHSEPSKLLTLPTMLTLGRVASVPVLVATFYVDAPWGPAATTSIFIAAAVTDWLDGYLARKMKLKSSFGAFLDPVADKLMVAATLLLLCSKPLDVAAFSQAPWLLTVPSIAIIGREITMSAVREWAASQDTKLLEAVAVNNLGKWKTATQMTALTILLATRGWSDGGAALVVGSGVGLLYTSAGLAVWSLVVYMRKIWKVLMR is encoded by the exons CTTTCTACGTCCGCACAACCGCATCCGCCCCCAAACCCAAACCCTTCTTCTTACGCACATGGCCCTCCACTACTTCTACTACTAAAACAACCACCGTTTTCTATCATCAACGCACTGGGCGCACGATAACACCCTGCGCCAACATCATGCTTCCCCCTTCCCAAGGCTCCACACGCAAATCCGTCACTTTCGCCCCTCACAACAACAACTCCTTCTCCCGATGCATCTCTTCCGACACCGCCAAGGATCCCGACACTCGTGGGCCTGGGCCCGGGCCCGGCCCATTACCATCGCACTCAGAGCCTTCCAAACTGCTCACCTTGCCAACAATGCTAACTCTAGGTCGCGTGGCTTCCGTGCCTGTTCTTGTTGCTA CTTTCTATGTTGATGCTCCGTGGGGACCAGCTGCCACCACGAGCATTTTCATTGCGGCAGCTGTCACCGATTGGCTCGATGGCTATCTCGCTCGCAAG ATGAAGCTGAAATCTTCATTTGGTGCATTTTTGGATCCGGTAGCTGACAAG CTTATGGTTGCTGCTACATTGCTCTTGTTATGTAGCAAACCTTTGGATGTTGCTGCGTTTAGTCAAGCGCCGTGGCTTCTCACGGTACCTTCAATTGCCATCATTGGCAGAGAG ATAACCATGTCTGCAGTCAGGGAATGGGCTGCTTCCCAGGATACTAAGCTTTTAGAG GCTGTTGCAGTAAATAATTTGGGGAAGTGGAAAACAGCCACACAGATGACAGCATTAACCATCCTACTTGCTACCCGAGGCTGGAG CGATGGAGGTGCTGCCCTTGTAGTTGGCTCTGGCGTTGGTTTGCTCTATACTTCAGCGGGCCTTGCTGTATGGTCGTTGGTTGTGTATATGCGGAAAATATGGAAGGTATTGATGAGGTAG
- the LOC112712357 gene encoding casein kinase 1-like protein HD16, with translation MPELRSGVRRGRAAVGQKGSEPPAPARRNVKTRAPAAAAGVKGRPKTKAAAAAAAKKPVIVTSEAKAKEVKEKVFGVMGDDSGGLSANKGAAPEDNTPPFPERVQVGGSPMYKVDRKLGKGGFGQVFVGRRERATGPGAAEVALKFEHRNSKGCNYGPPYEWQVYNILGGSHGIPRVHYKGRQGEYYIMVMDMLGPSLWDVWNSSSQTMSAEMVSCIAVESLSILEKMHSKGYVHGDVKPENFLLGQPSTAQEKKLFLVDLGLATKWRDTSSGMHVDYDQRPDMFRGTVRYASVHAHLGRTASRRDDLESLAYTLIFLHKGRLPWQGYQGDTKSFLVCKKKMGTSPEMLCCFCPAPFRHFLEVVVNMKFDEEPNYSKLISLFNGILDPNPALRPLNTDGAQKVGQKRGRLNMEEEDDSQPKKKVRLGVPATQWISVYNARLPMKQRYHYNVADARLAQHVERGIADGLLISCVSSCSNLWALIMDAGTGFTNQVYKLSPFFLHKEWIMEQWDKNYYITSIAGGNNGTSLVVMSKGTQYTQQSYKVSDSFPFKWINKKWKEGFHVTSMATAGSRWGVVMSRNAGFSDQVVELDFLYPSEGIHRRWDGGYRITATAATLDQSALILSIPRRKPGDETQETLRTSQFPSTHVKEKWSKNLYLACLCYGRTVC, from the exons ATGCCGGAGCTTCGTAGTGGAGTGCGACGTGGTCGCGCTGCGGTAGGCCAAAAGGGCTCGGAACCACCGGCACCGGCAAGGAGGAACGTGAAGACACGCGCTCCTGCTGCGGCGGCGGGGGTTAAGGGTAGGCCCAAGACAAAGGCGGCGGCGGCGGCAGCGGCGAAGAAGCCGGTGATCGTGACATCGGAAGCGAAGGCGAAAGAGGTTAAAGAAAAGGTTTTCGGCGTGATGGGTGATGATAGTGGTGGCTTGAGCGCCAACAAGGGTGCTGCACCCGAAGATAACACTCCCCCTTTTCCTGAGAGG GTTCAAGTTGGAGGATCACCTATGTACAAGGTTGACAGGAAACTGGGTAAAGGTGGATTTGGTCAGGTTTTTGTTGGCCGTCGTGAGCGTGCAACAGGTCCTGGAGCTGCCGAG GTGGCTCTGAAATTCGAGCATAGGAACAGTAAAGGCTGTAACTATGGCCCTCCATATGAGTGGCAAGTTTACAA CATCCTTGGTGGTAGCCATGGAATACCTAGGGTACACTACAAAGGAAGACAAGGAGAATATTACATAATG GTTATGGACATGCTTGGTCCGAGTTTGTGGGATGTCTGGAATTCCTCAAGCCAGAC GATGTCTGCTGAAATGGTTTCATGCATAGCTGTTGAATCCTTATCAATACTCGAGAAGATGCATTCGAAAGG CTATGTGCATGGAGATGTAAAACCAGAGAACTTCTTACTAGGTCAGCCATCTACAGCACAAGAGAAGAAACTGTTTCTGGTAGACCTTGGATTAG CAACAAAGTGGCGAGACACCTCAAGTGGGATGCATGTTGATTATGATCAGCGTCCTGACATGTTTAG AGGGACTGTCCGATATGCTAGTGTTCATGCTCATTTGGGAAGAACTGCAAGTAGAAGGGATGATCTTGAATCTCTTGCATACACACTCATCTTCCTTCATAAAGGCCGGTTACCATGGCAAGGTTATCAG GGTGATACCAAGTCCTTCCTCGTTTGCAAAAAGAAGATGGGGACATCGCCTGAGATGCTGTGCTGCTTTtgccctgctccatttaggcattTTCTTGAGGTTGTAGTGAACATGAAATTTGATGAAGAACCCAACTATTCCAAGTTAATATCACTGTTTAATGGAATACTTGACCCGAATCCAGCATTGCGGCCACTTAATACTGACGGTGCTCAGAAG GTTGGACAAAAGCGGGGTAGACTGAATATGGAGGAAGAGGATGATTCACAGCCAAAGAAGAAGGTTCGATTAGGGGTTCCTGCTACACAATGGATTTCAGTTTACAATGCAAGACTGCCCATGAAACAAAG GTATCATTACAATGTGGCTGATGCAAGACTAGCACAGCATGTTGAGAGAGGAATTGCAGATGGCCTTCTTATTAGTTGTGTATCATCGTGTTCCAATCTCTGGGCACTTATTATGGATGCTGGAACTGGATTTACAAATCAAGTCTATAAGTTGTCACCTTTTTTCTTGCACAAG GAATGGATCATGGAGCAGTGGGATAAGAATTATTACATCACTTCTATTGCAGGGGGAAATAATGGAACCTCACTTGTGGTGATGTCAAAAG GTACACAGTATACTCAACAATCATACAAAGTAAGTGATTCTTTCCCCTTCAAATGGATAAACAAGAAGTGGAAAGAAGGTTTTCATGTCACATCAATGGCTACTGCTGGAAGTCGCTGGGGTGTTGTTATGTCTCGCAATGCTGGATTCAGTGATCAG GTGGTTGAACTTGATTTTCTCTATCCAAGTGAGGGTATCCACCGACGTTGGGACGGTGGTTATAGAATTACCGCAACTGCTGCTACATTGGACCAATCTGCTCTAATATTAAGTATTCCGAGGCGCAAGCCAGGAGATGAAACTCAGGAAACTCTACGTACATCTCAATTTCCCAGCACACATGTTAAG GAGAAATGGTCAAAGAATCTTTATCTTGCTTGTTTGTGCTATGGGCGTACTGTATGCTGA
- the LOC112712361 gene encoding glutathione S-transferase L1 → MAIPTPIPTRVFSGFGTITPEPHFTCIAIKFSSTSTPFPFGFSPNKLQLRPLLNTTRNFCAVATGVQEVLPTPLTSTSPPPSMVDGATRLYISYTCPYAQRVWITRNCKGLQDKIQLVPIDLKDRPSWYKDKVYPPNKVPALEHKNEVRGESLDLIKYIDSHFEGPSLSPSSGPAMEFAEELLSYTDTFYKTVVSSFKGDDVTEACTAFDYIETVLSKYDDGPFFLGQFSLVDIAYAPFIERFQLFLMDVKNYDIGFGRPNLAAWMEAMNNIDGYKITRSNPKELVESYKRRFLANI, encoded by the exons ATGGCTATACCCACACCCATTCCCACTCGTGTGTTTTCTGGATTTGGCACTATAACACCAGAGCCTCACTTCACTTGCATTGCAATCAAATTCTCAAGCACAAGCACTCCTTTCCCTTTTGGGTTTTCACCCAATAAGCTTCAGCTTCGGCCACTACTTAACACCACAAGAAATTTTTGTGCTGTGGCAACTGG GGTGCAAGAAGTTCTTCCAACACCCCTTACTTCAACTTCGCCCCCACCTTCCATGGTTGATGGAGCTACAAG GTTGTATATCTCCTACACCTGTCCGTATGCACAACGTGTATGGATCACTCGTAACTGTAAG GGATTGCAGGACAAGATACAATTGGTTCCTATTGATTTAAAAGATAGACCTTCCTGGTATAAGGACAAAGTCTACCCACCCAACAAG GTTCCAGCTTTGGAACACAAAAATGAAGTCAGGGGAGAAAGTCTTGATCTGATTAAATATATTGATAGTCACTTTGAAGGGCCCTCTCTTTCCCCTAGTAGT GGTCCTGCTATGGAGTTTGCTGAAGAGTTGCTATCTTACACTGACACATTTTATAAGACTGTTGTTTCTTCATTTAAAGGAGATGATGTGACAGAAGCTT GCACTGCATTTGATTACATTGAAACTGTTCTCTCCAAATATGACGATGGACCTTTCTTCCTTGGCCAATTCAGTCTT GTGGATATAGCATATGCTCCTTTCATTGAAAGATTTCAGCTATTTCTTATGGATGTTAAGAATTATGATATTGGCTTTGGCAGGCCTAATCTAGCGGCATGGATGGAG GCAATGAACAACATTGATGGCTACAAAATAACTCGCTCTAATCCCAAGGAGCTTGTTGAAAGTTACAAGAGACGCTTCCTG GCCAATATATGA